A region from the Salidesulfovibrio onnuriiensis genome encodes:
- a CDS encoding response regulator yields MAKVLIAEDDRISQKLAVKIVEEMGHTAFVSPNGKHAYEALMAGNDFSMLLTDIMMPEMDGRQLIQTLRGDQQFMKLPIVIMSAVVGISEISNLLELGATLFLAKPLDRKELQEYIRRCIHGAPNNGD; encoded by the coding sequence ATGGCCAAGGTTCTCATAGCGGAAGACGACAGGATATCGCAGAAACTCGCAGTAAAGATTGTCGAGGAGATGGGACACACCGCGTTTGTCAGCCCCAACGGCAAACATGCCTATGAGGCGCTCATGGCCGGCAACGACTTCTCCATGCTGCTCACGGACATCATGATGCCGGAAATGGACGGACGCCAGCTCATCCAGACCCTGCGCGGCGACCAGCAGTTCATGAAGCTGCCCATCGTGATCATGTCTGCCGTGGTGGGCATCAGCGAAATCTCCAACCTGCTGGAACTCGGGGCCACCCTGTTCCTGGCAAAACCCCTGGACCGCAAGGAACTACAGGAATACATCCGCCGCTGCATCCACGGCGCGCCGAACAACGGAGACTAG
- a CDS encoding protein kinase domain-containing protein yields the protein MWARIEEMAIRREVPDALRQGSLIRGFVVGHRLPPIPGNRRYQATREWRTFELRQFYDVRTPAFLAWQHQARYAHLPEHPSFVRACAEWEGGVILPNPRLPSLGEHLARHPLAMNEALDLAYKLAALLGVLHRDGTAHLNLGPESVLCDPRDNTPLLRHFGQSLRSEWQDIWGGCERPALDWRYVPPDFIAGQGREPATDVYSFGGLLQYLLTGRHPSRLRRWAGPLPLAHKFLNILAPAISAPPDVLALMEACLDSRAANRPGMAEVRTELANHARTPFDPEPDTPIPQSIPREPKQRVMVFIKPDRNAPSLFEEAISQARSQQAALLFVSLIPIQLAYGEMEQFKAHLFRTLANGLRQCREHNLLWGLKLLENVDSERAAAGLLHQYGPDRILCGAPKSKGMLAKFRKDLVDTLRQAHCPVLEIAARDSRQA from the coding sequence ATGTGGGCCCGTATAGAGGAAATGGCCATCCGCCGGGAGGTCCCCGACGCCCTGCGTCAGGGAAGCCTGATCCGAGGATTCGTGGTGGGACACCGCCTGCCGCCCATCCCGGGCAACCGCCGTTACCAGGCCACCCGGGAATGGCGGACGTTCGAGCTGCGGCAGTTCTACGACGTGCGCACCCCGGCCTTTCTGGCCTGGCAGCACCAGGCCCGCTACGCCCACCTTCCCGAGCACCCGTCCTTTGTGCGCGCCTGCGCAGAATGGGAGGGCGGAGTCATCCTTCCCAACCCCAGGCTCCCCAGTCTTGGCGAACACCTGGCCCGCCATCCACTCGCAATGAACGAAGCCCTTGACCTGGCGTACAAGCTGGCCGCGCTGCTGGGCGTCCTGCACCGGGACGGAACCGCGCACCTGAACCTGGGGCCGGAAAGCGTGCTCTGCGATCCCCGCGACAACACCCCGCTCCTGCGCCATTTCGGCCAGTCCCTGCGCAGCGAATGGCAAGATATCTGGGGAGGCTGCGAACGTCCGGCCCTGGATTGGCGCTATGTTCCGCCCGACTTCATCGCGGGCCAGGGTCGGGAGCCGGCCACGGACGTATACTCCTTCGGCGGCCTGCTCCAATATCTGCTCACCGGCCGCCACCCCAGCCGGTTGCGGCGCTGGGCCGGGCCCCTTCCCCTGGCGCATAAATTCCTGAACATCCTCGCCCCCGCCATCTCCGCGCCGCCGGATGTCCTGGCCCTCATGGAAGCCTGCCTGGACTCCCGGGCGGCCAACAGGCCCGGCATGGCCGAGGTGCGGACCGAGCTGGCGAACCATGCGCGCACGCCGTTCGATCCGGAGCCGGATACGCCCATTCCGCAGAGCATCCCCCGGGAACCGAAGCAGCGCGTCATGGTCTTCATCAAGCCGGACCGCAATGCGCCCTCCCTGTTTGAGGAAGCCATTTCCCAGGCCCGTTCGCAGCAGGCGGCCCTGCTCTTCGTCAGCCTCATCCCCATCCAACTGGCCTATGGCGAGATGGAGCAATTCAAGGCGCACCTGTTCCGCACCCTGGCAAACGGCCTGCGCCAGTGCCGGGAGCACAATCTGCTCTGGGGACTCAAACTGCTGGAAAACGTGGATTCGGAACGGGCCGCGGCAGGGCTGCTGCACCAATACGGACCTGACCGGATTCTCTGCGGGGCTCCGAAATCCAAGGGGATGCTGGCAAAATTCAGAAAGGATCTGGTGGACACGCTCAGGCAGGCGCACTGCCCGGTCCTGGAAATCGCCGCACGCGATTCCCGGCAGGCATAA
- a CDS encoding sigma 54-interacting transcriptional regulator — protein MAARFLVFDQDTDIRRLLRDILELQGYEVLEVSRPDFALEALAAREVDVCLAEDMAVPGAHGGLLQIAQERGYASPFLLLVDQDSVEKALESLPLGAFGFLRKPVDRAQLISLAYRAVECSRTRRETRVLEHRLEGHKELFRNMIDGCDMPVVILGSGLRIGDINKTAAALLGSSTASLLGKPYFELLSEDVAAPLRAAIDEVRAARESRTVEERRSGAIYETSVKPVLRDGVIAGFALMSRDMTAQKRSEQELIENEQRYRSVYEAARDAILMVRRSDGRILDSNDAALRLYGYTKGEMLGLTFVDLSAEAEKTRAVLSNGVEFVPLRQHRRKSGEEFPIEASLSHFMLGGEAVATVFIRDVSNRRVVQEALREGALLYRAVVEDQTELICRFDIEGRLTFVNPAYTIFFGGDEEAVLGTSCLTRIVPDERETMRQWIIKVTPEHPVMAVEQRNLRYDGAVRWMRWIHRAIFDHKGILKEFQGVGRDVTDRKEAEVALIKANQEKEQLRLNLEATFRSIPDAIITVDSDMHVIATNSAVTPICNIERETATGRQLREVMHCEENPCVSVLEQVLRTRKPVRGYEAQCACRGDTERMVELNCSPLIDEHKRFSGAVLVIKDITRIAHLEKRLQERHGFRGIVGKSEKMQAVYHLLEQLSPLDSTVLITGESGTGKELVADALHYGGPRASRPIVKVNCSALSESLLESELFGHVRGAFTGAVRDKVGRIEAAQGGTLFLDEIGDISPLLQLKLLRFLELKEYERVGDSKTRKADVRIIAATNVDLLRKVREGTFREDLYYRLNVMPVNLPPLRERDGDIPLLVDHFLQMFCSSFKKNISGVGADVLDLFMRHSWPGNVREFKHIMEHACILAPEGRIGINHIRSDLVVELRTKPRVQHVRNAVPAKAGREQILDALASAGGNKAKAAKLLGIHRATLYRKMEQFEIE, from the coding sequence GTGGCAGCCAGATTTCTCGTTTTCGATCAGGACACGGATATCCGAAGATTGCTGAGGGACATCCTCGAGCTTCAGGGGTACGAGGTGCTGGAGGTCTCACGACCGGATTTCGCCCTGGAGGCGCTGGCCGCAAGGGAGGTCGACGTGTGCCTTGCCGAGGACATGGCCGTTCCCGGGGCCCATGGCGGGCTGCTGCAGATCGCCCAGGAACGCGGCTATGCCTCTCCCTTCCTGCTGCTGGTGGATCAGGATTCCGTGGAAAAAGCGCTGGAATCCCTGCCTTTGGGGGCCTTCGGCTTCCTGCGCAAACCCGTGGACAGGGCCCAGCTCATCAGCCTGGCCTACCGGGCCGTGGAGTGTTCCCGGACCAGACGGGAAACCCGTGTCCTGGAACACCGGCTGGAAGGGCACAAGGAACTTTTCCGCAACATGATCGACGGGTGCGACATGCCCGTGGTCATCCTGGGCAGCGGCCTGCGCATCGGCGACATCAACAAGACCGCAGCGGCCCTGCTCGGAAGCTCCACCGCGTCCCTGCTGGGCAAGCCCTATTTCGAGCTGCTCTCCGAGGATGTGGCGGCGCCGCTGCGCGCGGCCATCGACGAGGTGCGCGCGGCCCGGGAAAGCCGTACCGTGGAGGAGCGGCGTTCCGGGGCCATTTATGAAACTTCGGTCAAGCCCGTGCTGCGCGACGGCGTCATTGCCGGTTTTGCCCTCATGTCCCGGGACATGACCGCCCAGAAACGCTCCGAGCAGGAACTCATCGAAAACGAACAGCGCTACCGCAGCGTGTACGAGGCGGCCCGCGACGCGATCCTCATGGTTCGGCGCTCGGACGGGCGCATCCTGGACAGCAACGACGCGGCCCTGCGCCTGTACGGTTACACCAAGGGCGAAATGCTGGGGCTGACCTTTGTGGATCTTTCGGCCGAAGCGGAAAAGACCCGCGCGGTCCTGAGCAACGGCGTGGAGTTCGTTCCCTTGCGCCAGCACAGGCGCAAGAGCGGCGAGGAATTTCCCATTGAGGCGTCCCTGAGCCACTTCATGCTCGGGGGCGAGGCCGTGGCCACGGTGTTCATCCGCGACGTCTCCAACCGCCGCGTGGTGCAGGAGGCCCTGCGCGAGGGCGCCCTGCTTTACCGGGCCGTGGTGGAGGACCAGACCGAACTCATCTGCCGCTTTGACATCGAAGGGCGGCTGACCTTCGTGAATCCTGCCTATACCATCTTTTTCGGCGGCGACGAGGAGGCCGTCCTGGGCACGTCCTGCCTGACCCGCATTGTTCCGGACGAACGCGAAACCATGCGGCAGTGGATCATCAAGGTGACGCCCGAACATCCGGTCATGGCCGTGGAGCAGCGCAACCTGCGCTACGACGGGGCCGTGCGCTGGATGCGCTGGATCCACCGGGCCATTTTCGACCACAAGGGAATCCTTAAGGAATTCCAGGGCGTGGGCCGCGACGTGACCGACCGCAAGGAAGCCGAGGTGGCGCTTATCAAGGCCAACCAGGAAAAGGAGCAACTGCGGCTCAATCTAGAGGCCACCTTTCGCAGCATCCCGGACGCCATCATCACCGTGGACAGCGACATGCACGTCATCGCCACCAACAGCGCGGTGACGCCCATATGCAACATCGAGCGCGAGACCGCCACGGGGCGGCAGCTGCGGGAAGTCATGCATTGCGAGGAAAACCCCTGCGTCAGCGTACTCGAACAGGTCCTGCGCACGCGCAAGCCCGTGCGTGGGTACGAGGCCCAGTGCGCCTGCCGCGGCGACACGGAGCGGATGGTCGAACTCAACTGCTCCCCGCTCATTGACGAGCACAAGCGGTTTTCCGGTGCGGTGCTGGTCATCAAGGACATCACCCGCATCGCCCACCTGGAAAAGCGTCTGCAGGAACGGCACGGATTCCGGGGCATCGTGGGCAAGAGCGAAAAGATGCAGGCGGTCTACCATCTGCTGGAACAGCTTTCGCCCCTGGACTCCACGGTGCTCATCACCGGCGAATCCGGCACGGGCAAGGAACTGGTGGCCGACGCCCTGCATTACGGCGGGCCGAGGGCCAGCCGCCCCATCGTCAAGGTCAACTGCTCGGCCCTTTCCGAGAGCCTGCTGGAGAGCGAACTGTTCGGCCATGTGCGCGGCGCGTTCACCGGAGCGGTGCGCGACAAGGTGGGGCGCATCGAGGCCGCCCAGGGCGGCACCCTGTTCCTGGACGAGATCGGCGACATTTCCCCGCTCCTGCAGCTCAAGCTGCTTCGGTTTCTGGAACTGAAGGAGTACGAACGGGTGGGGGATTCCAAGACCCGCAAGGCCGATGTGCGCATCATTGCGGCCACCAACGTGGACCTGCTTCGCAAGGTGCGCGAGGGCACCTTCCGCGAGGATCTCTATTACAGGCTCAACGTCATGCCCGTGAACCTGCCGCCCCTGCGAGAGCGTGACGGGGATATCCCCCTGCTGGTGGATCATTTCCTCCAGATGTTCTGTTCCTCCTTCAAGAAGAACATCTCCGGGGTCGGCGCGGATGTGCTGGACCTGTTCATGCGCCATTCCTGGCCCGGCAACGTGCGCGAGTTCAAGCACATCATGGAGCATGCCTGCATCCTGGCCCCGGAGGGGCGCATCGGCATCAATCACATCCGCAGCGACCTTGTGGTGGAATTGCGCACCAAACCTCGGGTGCAGCACGTGCGCAATGCCGTTCCGGCCAAGGCCGGGCGGGAACAGATACTGGATGCGCTGGCCAGCGCCGGCGGCAACAAGGCCAAGGCCGCCAAGCTGCTGGGCATCCACAGGGCCACCCTGTACCGCAAGATGGAACAGTTCGAGATCGAGTAG
- a CDS encoding thioredoxin, with protein sequence MVKSITPQDMVKEVVSSTKPMLVAFLKQGQRQREQLELLDRAERRYARSVDCYLYSDGFLETGMRQHFVSGTPTYLLFQDGWEVDRLMGCSDDDMLDSFLRRSLKRKD encoded by the coding sequence ATGGTCAAGTCCATCACCCCCCAGGACATGGTCAAGGAGGTCGTTTCCTCCACCAAGCCGATGCTTGTGGCCTTTCTGAAGCAGGGCCAGCGGCAGCGGGAGCAGTTGGAGCTTCTGGACCGTGCGGAACGCCGCTACGCCCGCAGCGTGGACTGCTATCTGTACAGTGACGGTTTTCTGGAAACAGGCATGCGGCAGCATTTTGTCAGCGGCACGCCCACCTACCTTCTGTTCCAGGACGGTTGGGAGGTGGATCGTCTCATGGGCTGTTCGGACGACGACATGCTGGACAGCTTTCTTCGTCGCAGCTTGAAGCGGAAGGATTGA